One Luteibacter aegosomaticola genomic window carries:
- a CDS encoding dihydrofolate reductase family protein, with the protein MSKVRIAGFNVSMDGYAAGPNQSLENPLGENGPSIFQWFFPTRMFHEMIGKDDGETGPDNNFAYRSMDGFGAFILGRNMFGPIRGEWPDDTWKGWWGDNPPYHAPTFILTHHPRESITMEGGTVFHFVTGGIEEALQRAREAAGNKDIKIGGGVSTARQYIEAGHVDEMHLAIAPVVMGQGEALFAGLDLRAMGYKTIEHVPTARATHVVLARD; encoded by the coding sequence ATGTCGAAGGTGCGCATCGCCGGGTTCAACGTTTCGATGGACGGCTACGCCGCCGGCCCGAACCAGAGCCTCGAAAATCCGTTGGGAGAGAACGGCCCGAGCATCTTCCAGTGGTTCTTCCCGACCCGTATGTTCCACGAAATGATCGGCAAGGACGATGGCGAGACGGGGCCGGATAACAACTTCGCCTATCGCTCGATGGACGGCTTCGGCGCCTTCATCCTTGGCCGCAACATGTTCGGGCCCATCCGCGGCGAATGGCCGGATGACACATGGAAAGGCTGGTGGGGCGATAACCCGCCTTACCACGCACCCACCTTTATCCTCACCCACCACCCGCGTGAGTCCATCACGATGGAAGGCGGTACGGTCTTCCATTTCGTGACCGGCGGCATCGAGGAAGCGTTGCAGCGTGCGCGCGAAGCTGCGGGCAACAAGGACATCAAGATTGGCGGCGGTGTCTCCACGGCCAGGCAGTACATCGAAGCCGGCCACGTGGACGAAATGCACCTGGCGATCGCGCCCGTTGTCATGGGGCAGGGCGAGGCGCTATTCGCTGGCCTCGACCTGCGTGCGATGGGCTACAAGACGATCGAACACGTACCGACAGCGCGCGCCACACACGTGGTGCTGGCGCGCGACTGA
- a CDS encoding SRPBCC family protein: MSASNEGSTAAKSRTVVEARSDRELVVTRTFDAPVHIVFKAWSTPDLFASWWVPKSVGMSLESCEMDIRTGGTYRLVFRHPDFEQPMAFFGTYKEVTPNKRIAWSNEESPDGALTTVTFEEHGGKTQITLHELYPTTAARDEAIAGSAEGLPEQFEQLDTLLETLD; this comes from the coding sequence ATGAGCGCAAGCAACGAAGGTAGCACCGCCGCCAAATCCCGCACCGTGGTGGAAGCCCGATCCGACCGCGAGCTGGTCGTGACGCGGACGTTCGATGCCCCGGTGCATATCGTATTCAAAGCCTGGAGCACGCCCGACTTGTTCGCGAGCTGGTGGGTACCGAAGTCGGTAGGCATGTCGCTCGAGTCGTGCGAGATGGATATCCGTACCGGGGGTACGTATCGTCTCGTGTTCCGCCACCCGGATTTCGAGCAACCGATGGCCTTCTTTGGCACGTACAAAGAAGTGACACCGAACAAGCGCATCGCCTGGTCGAATGAAGAAAGCCCCGACGGCGCTCTCACCACCGTGACGTTCGAGGAGCACGGCGGCAAGACGCAGATCACGCTGCACGAGCTCTATCCGACGACCGCGGCGCGCGACGAAGCTATCGCTGGCTCCGCCGAGGGCCTGCCCGAGCAGTTCGAACAGCTGGATACGTTGCTCGAAACTCTGGATTGA
- a CDS encoding ArsR/SmtB family transcription factor, whose amino-acid sequence MVQYQARLDATFAALSDVTRRGVLEQLGESHASITDLAQRFHMSLTGMKKHVSVLEQAGLVVTEKVGRTRTCKLGARLLEEEAAWIEQHRKLWSARFDALDQLVEHLKREEKVDERKQRR is encoded by the coding sequence ATGGTTCAGTATCAAGCTCGCCTCGATGCCACGTTCGCCGCGCTCTCCGATGTCACCCGACGTGGCGTCCTGGAACAGCTAGGGGAATCCCACGCCTCGATTACCGATCTGGCCCAGCGGTTCCATATGTCCCTCACGGGCATGAAGAAGCACGTGAGCGTCCTGGAACAGGCGGGGCTAGTCGTTACGGAAAAAGTCGGGCGCACCCGTACCTGCAAGCTCGGGGCGCGCCTCCTGGAAGAAGAAGCGGCCTGGATCGAACAGCACCGCAAGCTTTGGAGTGCCCGCTTCGACGCGCTGGACCAGCTCGTCGAGCACCTGAAACGCGAGGAGAAGGTCGATGAGCGCAAGCAACGAAGGTAG
- a CDS encoding methylenetetrahydrofolate reductase — protein sequence MNMNHLMDGYSLEVSAKAIPALAKAASRIAPGSIISIPYLPNEDDEARLAAARAVRALGFTPMPHLAARRITSQAELESFIHRAVTEAGVEHCFVIAGDPATPKGPFPDSASLIESGLYERAGIKVLGVGGHPDDHPVMDVDHRWEVLEQKCQSIARRGMAPLIVTQFTFDADIALAWLATLRERGINYPVRLGVPGPAGIAVLARYAAMCGVGACASMWSKYGISLGKLLGTAGPEHFVDRLAAGLTAGHGDVRLHFFPFGGVEQSVKWISEYRSHHGLSQH from the coding sequence ATGAATATGAATCATCTGATGGACGGCTATTCGCTGGAGGTCAGCGCCAAGGCGATACCTGCGCTGGCCAAGGCGGCGTCACGCATCGCCCCGGGTTCGATCATTTCGATTCCGTACCTGCCGAACGAAGATGACGAGGCGCGGCTGGCTGCCGCCCGGGCCGTGCGCGCGCTGGGTTTCACGCCCATGCCTCACCTTGCCGCGCGCCGCATCACCTCGCAGGCCGAGCTTGAGTCGTTTATCCACCGCGCCGTGACCGAAGCAGGCGTCGAGCACTGCTTCGTCATTGCAGGCGACCCGGCAACGCCCAAAGGACCCTTCCCGGATAGCGCCTCGCTGATTGAGTCGGGCTTGTACGAACGCGCAGGCATCAAGGTCCTGGGCGTAGGCGGCCACCCTGACGACCATCCCGTGATGGATGTGGACCATCGCTGGGAGGTACTCGAACAGAAGTGCCAGAGCATCGCCCGTCGCGGCATGGCGCCCTTGATCGTCACCCAGTTCACGTTCGACGCGGATATCGCCCTGGCCTGGCTGGCGACGCTGCGCGAGCGTGGCATCAACTACCCGGTGCGACTCGGGGTGCCAGGTCCGGCCGGCATCGCGGTGCTGGCGCGATATGCCGCCATGTGCGGCGTGGGTGCCTGCGCGTCCATGTGGTCCAAGTACGGCATTTCACTGGGCAAGCTGCTCGGCACGGCCGGGCCGGAACACTTTGTCGATCGGCTGGCCGCCGGCCTTACCGCCGGGCACGGCGACGTGCGCCTGCATTTCTTCCCGTTCGGCGGGGTCGAGCAATCGGTGAAATGGATTTCAGAATACCGGTCGCATCACGGCCTTTCGCAGCACTGA
- the msuE gene encoding FMN reductase, protein MTRPFRVVAVSGGLQRPSRAATLAAHLSDLIAEEVPCDQHLVELGLLAPDLAGAIWRNQLPETVERELAAVEHADILVVATPVYRGSYTGLFKHFFDFVDQDALVDKPVLLAATGGSERHALMIDHQLRPLFSFFQARTLPLGVYATETDYLDHRLQNEALIQRAKLAIERALPLLHLTRGTARNAAAGIAAA, encoded by the coding sequence ATGACACGTCCTTTCCGCGTGGTCGCCGTCTCTGGCGGCCTGCAACGTCCCTCGCGGGCCGCCACGCTCGCTGCGCATCTCTCGGATCTTATCGCCGAAGAAGTGCCGTGCGACCAACACCTGGTCGAACTGGGCCTCCTTGCCCCGGACCTGGCAGGCGCGATCTGGCGCAACCAGCTTCCCGAGACCGTGGAGCGGGAACTCGCCGCCGTCGAACACGCCGACATCCTGGTGGTGGCCACGCCTGTCTATCGCGGCTCATACACGGGCCTGTTCAAGCACTTCTTCGATTTCGTGGATCAGGACGCGCTGGTCGATAAGCCCGTCTTGCTCGCCGCGACCGGGGGCAGCGAGCGCCACGCGCTGATGATCGATCACCAGTTGAGGCCGCTCTTCAGCTTCTTCCAGGCGCGCACCTTGCCCTTGGGCGTTTACGCGACCGAGACGGACTACCTCGATCACCGGTTGCAAAACGAAGCATTGATCCAACGAGCAAAGCTGGCTATCGAGCGCGCATTGCCGCTGCTTCATTTGACTCGCGGTACCGCACGTAACGCCGCTGCTGGCATAGCAGCCGCCTGA